A single genomic interval of Comamonas sp. 26 harbors:
- a CDS encoding ABC transporter ATP-binding protein — protein sequence MSGGPAIKIQARDVRMDFSIADDRGRKQQISALQDFNLDIREGEFFTILGPSGCGKSTFLNVLAGLARKTGGSIDIDGQAASGINRQQGVVFQGYALFPWRNVLHNIEMGLEIRRVPRRERRQTAEHFLHLVGLDGFGHRYPHELSGGMRQRVAIARALAYSPSLLLMDEPFAALDAQTREILQSELLRIWEQHKTTIVFITHSLDEAIFLSDRMAVMTHRPGRIKSILDVPLARPRPAEIRHSPGFVQLREQAWDILRDEVAFASGHRQQPLAPITPSAPDYSLALRGFAL from the coding sequence ATGAGTGGGGGCCCCGCCATCAAGATCCAGGCACGCGATGTGCGCATGGATTTCTCCATCGCCGATGACCGAGGGCGCAAGCAACAGATCTCGGCACTGCAGGACTTCAACCTCGACATCCGCGAAGGCGAGTTTTTCACCATCCTGGGCCCCTCGGGTTGCGGAAAATCCACCTTCTTGAACGTGCTGGCCGGCTTGGCCCGCAAGACGGGCGGCAGCATAGACATAGACGGGCAGGCGGCCAGCGGCATCAACCGCCAGCAAGGCGTGGTGTTCCAGGGCTATGCGCTGTTTCCCTGGCGCAACGTGCTGCATAACATCGAGATGGGGCTGGAGATTCGCCGCGTACCCCGGCGCGAACGCCGCCAGACGGCCGAGCATTTTCTGCATCTGGTGGGACTGGACGGCTTTGGTCACCGCTATCCGCATGAGCTGTCCGGCGGCATGCGCCAGCGCGTGGCGATTGCACGCGCGCTGGCCTACTCGCCCAGCCTGCTGCTGATGGACGAGCCTTTCGCTGCATTGGATGCCCAGACACGAGAAATTCTGCAGTCCGAGCTGCTGCGCATCTGGGAGCAGCACAAGACCACCATCGTCTTCATCACCCACAGCCTGGATGAAGCCATTTTCCTGTCGGACCGCATGGCCGTCATGACGCACCGCCCCGGGCGCATCAAGTCCATTCTGGACGTGCCGCTGGCCCGCCCCCGGCCCGCGGAGATCCGCCACTCGCCTGGCTTTGTTCAGCTGCGCGAGCAGGCCTGGGACATTCTGCGCGACGAGGTCGCCTTTGCCAGCGGCCACCGCCAGCAGCCTCTGGCACCCATCACACCCAGCGCCCCCGACTACTCCCTGGCCTTGCGAGGATTTGCCCTATGA
- a CDS encoding ABC transporter ATP-binding protein — translation MIEVSQLVFEYPGHRALDGVSVSIGAGSVTALVGPNGAGKSTLMRCIAGLDQPLSGHIRVKDLSVEEQPREVHRHLGYLSDFYGLYDRLSVMRCLQYSALSMGVAPSGVPARVQQVAAQLGLTELLHRHPTELSRGQRQRVAIGQAIVHQPSVLLLDEPASGLDPDARSSLSQLFRQLQAQGMTLIVSSHILSELDEYCTHILSIRNGRIESHEALQSAGGVSQSQQSHQAAANAQPQLYALEVPMPQTEGFEARLRQALLTTTVQDFDITGSRPIQLWLPAAAPARAEWLSQLVQAGIPVASLASVRERLQDRYARTAQARDTENKEQA, via the coding sequence TTGATTGAAGTTTCACAACTGGTGTTCGAATACCCCGGCCACCGCGCACTCGATGGCGTGAGCGTCTCGATTGGCGCAGGCAGCGTCACCGCGCTGGTGGGGCCCAATGGCGCGGGCAAATCCACGCTGATGCGCTGCATTGCCGGGCTGGATCAACCGCTGTCCGGCCATATCCGCGTCAAAGACTTGTCCGTCGAAGAGCAACCGCGCGAAGTGCACCGCCACCTCGGCTATCTCTCTGATTTTTATGGTCTGTACGACCGCCTGAGCGTCATGCGCTGCCTGCAGTACTCGGCGCTGTCCATGGGCGTGGCGCCCAGTGGCGTGCCCGCCCGCGTGCAGCAGGTCGCTGCGCAACTAGGGCTGACGGAGCTGCTGCACCGCCACCCTACCGAGCTGTCTCGCGGCCAGCGCCAACGGGTGGCGATTGGGCAGGCGATTGTTCACCAGCCCAGCGTGCTGCTGCTGGATGAACCCGCCAGCGGGCTGGACCCGGATGCGCGCAGCAGCCTGTCACAGCTGTTTCGCCAGTTGCAGGCGCAGGGCATGACGCTGATCGTCTCCAGCCACATCCTGAGCGAGCTGGACGAGTACTGCACCCACATTCTGAGCATTCGCAACGGCCGCATTGAAAGCCATGAGGCGCTGCAAAGCGCAGGCGGCGTCAGCCAAAGCCAGCAGAGCCATCAGGCCGCCGCCAACGCTCAGCCACAGCTTTACGCGCTGGAAGTGCCCATGCCGCAGACCGAGGGCTTTGAAGCCCGCCTGCGTCAGGCGCTGCTGACCACCACGGTGCAGGACTTTGACATCACCGGCAGCCGCCCCATTCAGCTGTGGCTGCCCGCCGCTGCGCCCGCCCGGGCCGAGTGGCTGAGCCAGCTGGTGCAGGCAGGCATTCCCGTCGCATCGCTGGCCTCTGTGCGTGAACGGCTGCAAGACCGTTATGCCCGCACGGCCCAGGCCCGTGATACCGAGAACAAGGAGCAAGCATGA
- the purE gene encoding 5-(carboxyamino)imidazole ribonucleotide mutase, with translation MNPIQVGVVMGSSSDWDTMQHAVAILQQFGITFEAKVVSAHRMPDDMFRFAEGAADRGIKAIIAGAGGAAHLPGMIAAKTTVPVLGVPVASRHLQGVDSLHSIVQMPKGVPVATFAIGTAGAANAALFAVALLANEDPALRAKLDAFRVEQTEAARNMTLPVNE, from the coding sequence ATGAACCCCATCCAAGTTGGCGTAGTCATGGGTTCCAGCAGCGACTGGGACACCATGCAACACGCAGTTGCCATCCTCCAGCAATTCGGTATCACTTTTGAGGCCAAGGTCGTGTCGGCCCACCGCATGCCGGACGACATGTTCCGCTTTGCCGAAGGCGCAGCAGACCGCGGTATCAAGGCCATCATCGCCGGTGCTGGCGGCGCAGCCCACCTGCCCGGCATGATTGCCGCCAAGACCACCGTGCCCGTGCTGGGCGTGCCCGTGGCCAGCCGCCACCTGCAAGGTGTGGATTCGCTGCACTCCATCGTGCAAATGCCCAAGGGCGTGCCCGTGGCGACCTTCGCCATCGGCACCGCCGGTGCTGCCAACGCGGCCCTGTTTGCCGTGGCCCTGCTGGCCAATGAAGACCCTGCGCTGCGCGCCAAGCTCGACGCCTTCCGCGTGGAGCAGACCGAAGCCGCCCGCAACATGACGCTGCCGGTGAACGAATGA
- a CDS encoding 5-(carboxyamino)imidazole ribonucleotide synthase, with the protein MSNANNTAVILPGATLGVLGGGQLGRMFAHSAQAMGYFTAVLDKDETSPAGLVSHHHIRTGYEDAQGLAELAQLCAAVTTEFENVPAAALNKLAESLPVSPAGSAVAIAQDRAAEKAHFVKCGVPCAPYAVIETPAQLAVVNDALLPGILKTARMGYDGKGQIRVKTREELAQGWAELGHVACVLEKMLPLAHECSVIVARGRNGDIVNLPVQRNLHRDGILTVTEVYEGNLPATQVEQAIAAAKSVAIGLDYVGVLCVEFFVLDNGQLVVNEIAPRPHNSGHYSQNALDVSQFDLQVRCMTNLPLTQPRQHSATVMLNLLGDLWFKDSDVAQSPAWDQILALPGAHLHLYGKVDAKRARKMGHLNITAATPEKARETALKAAEILGIEAF; encoded by the coding sequence ATGAGCAACGCCAACAACACCGCCGTGATCTTGCCGGGAGCGACCCTCGGCGTGCTGGGCGGCGGCCAGCTGGGCCGCATGTTTGCGCACTCCGCGCAGGCCATGGGCTACTTCACCGCCGTGCTGGACAAAGACGAAACCAGCCCTGCGGGTCTGGTCAGCCACCACCACATCCGCACCGGTTACGAGGATGCGCAAGGTCTGGCAGAACTCGCCCAGCTGTGCGCTGCCGTGACCACCGAATTTGAAAACGTGCCCGCCGCCGCTTTGAACAAGCTGGCGGAGAGCCTGCCCGTATCGCCCGCCGGTTCTGCCGTGGCGATTGCTCAGGACCGCGCTGCCGAGAAGGCCCACTTTGTGAAGTGCGGCGTGCCCTGCGCGCCATACGCCGTGATTGAGACACCCGCGCAACTGGCTGTCGTCAATGACGCACTGCTGCCCGGCATCTTGAAGACGGCCCGCATGGGCTACGACGGCAAGGGCCAGATTCGCGTCAAAACCCGCGAAGAACTGGCCCAAGGCTGGGCTGAGCTGGGTCATGTGGCCTGCGTGCTGGAAAAGATGCTGCCGCTGGCACACGAATGCTCCGTCATCGTGGCCCGTGGCCGCAATGGCGACATCGTCAACCTGCCCGTGCAGCGCAATCTGCACCGCGACGGCATTCTGACCGTCACCGAGGTTTATGAAGGAAATCTGCCTGCAACGCAGGTAGAACAAGCGATTGCAGCTGCAAAGTCTGTAGCAATCGGCCTCGACTATGTGGGCGTGCTGTGCGTAGAGTTCTTTGTGCTGGACAACGGCCAGCTCGTGGTCAACGAGATTGCCCCGCGCCCGCACAACAGCGGCCACTACAGCCAGAACGCGCTGGATGTGTCGCAGTTCGACCTGCAAGTGCGCTGCATGACCAACCTGCCGCTGACACAGCCCCGCCAGCACAGCGCCACCGTCATGCTGAACCTGCTGGGCGACCTGTGGTTCAAGGACAGCGATGTGGCCCAGAGCCCTGCGTGGGACCAGATTCTGGCCCTGCCCGGCGCTCACCTGCACCTGTACGGCAAGGTCGATGCCAAGCGCGCCCGCAAGATGGGCCACTTGAACATCACCGCCGCCACGCCCGAAAAAGCGCGTGAAACCGCGTTGAAGGCTGCCGAAATTCTCGGCATCGAAGCGTTTTAA
- a CDS encoding ABC transporter permease has translation MTDLTAPAAPRAAPSIRSGLNLWKLGVKWLERLTCLLLFFAIWEFLPRAGIVSSAFLSPPSAVLAAIAQLIESGQLNKHIFASLQRSLAGLSLAILAGVSLGLLMGVVRRFEAFVDPLLQLFRQVSALALFPVFLLFFGIGEASKIAIIFWAAFWPVLLNTISGVKQVEKLLIHSALSMGATRGFIFFKVILPAAAPSIFTGIRLAGAYSITALVAAEMIGSHAGLGFLTLNSQEIFQIPSMYAGIVLLALLGLALHYVLALLEKRLTRWRSGLEFHE, from the coding sequence ATGACCGATTTGACCGCCCCGGCAGCTCCTCGCGCCGCCCCCAGCATTCGCTCGGGCCTGAATCTATGGAAATTAGGCGTCAAGTGGCTGGAGCGTTTGACCTGCCTGCTCCTGTTTTTTGCAATCTGGGAGTTTCTGCCGCGCGCTGGCATCGTCAGCTCGGCCTTTCTGAGCCCGCCTTCCGCCGTGCTGGCTGCCATCGCCCAGCTGATAGAAAGCGGGCAGCTGAACAAGCATATCTTCGCCAGCCTGCAACGCTCGCTGGCCGGTCTGTCGCTGGCCATTCTTGCGGGCGTGAGCCTGGGCCTGCTGATGGGCGTGGTCCGCCGCTTTGAAGCCTTCGTCGATCCCCTGCTGCAGCTGTTCAGGCAGGTTTCGGCTCTGGCCTTGTTTCCGGTGTTTCTACTGTTCTTCGGCATTGGCGAAGCCTCCAAGATCGCCATCATCTTCTGGGCGGCTTTCTGGCCCGTGCTGCTCAACACCATCAGCGGTGTCAAACAGGTGGAAAAGCTGCTGATTCACTCGGCACTTTCCATGGGTGCCACACGCGGCTTCATCTTCTTCAAGGTCATCCTGCCGGCCGCTGCGCCTTCCATCTTCACCGGCATCCGCTTGGCCGGGGCCTACTCCATCACGGCACTGGTGGCGGCCGAGATGATTGGCTCGCATGCGGGCCTGGGCTTTCTGACGCTGAACTCGCAGGAGATCTTTCAGATTCCCAGCATGTATGCGGGCATCGTTCTGCTGGCTTTGTTGGGCCTGGCGCTCCACTATGTGCTGGCCTTGCTGGAAAAGCGGCTGACGCGCTGGCGCAGCGGGCTGGAATTTCATGAATAA
- a CDS encoding acyl-CoA dehydrogenase family protein → MLSCAFKDVLSALEKTAVARDRQGGHAAHEKALLRDAGLLRLAIPAQHGGNERSWPDIYQHIRALAAVDSALAHVLAFHQLQVATVLIYGSPQQQRAWLRRTTDENGWWGNALNPRDTRLQALPSKAAAPGYELNGIKGFCSGTRGSHYLTVSARVEGHSQPVLGLLETAAAGIAVKDDWNPMGQRQTDSGSVQFSQVHLPASAVMRDETAGTSAFHTLRNCLAQLVLVNLFVGVAQGARQQARDYALQHAKPWMGSTVERATDDPYLLRRMGEMQAQISAAALMADHAAALLQKAWLRGESLVTSERAEVAIAVFEAKVMAHRCTLFATQEMFDVVGSRGTHADLGFDRFWRNVRTHTLHDPLDYKLQALGRWAVYGEEPSAVNYN, encoded by the coding sequence ATGCTCTCTTGCGCCTTCAAAGACGTTCTCTCCGCACTCGAAAAAACCGCCGTCGCACGTGATCGCCAGGGCGGCCACGCAGCGCATGAAAAAGCGCTGCTGCGCGATGCAGGCCTGCTGCGCCTGGCCATCCCGGCACAGCATGGCGGCAACGAACGCAGCTGGCCCGATATCTACCAGCATATCCGCGCCCTGGCGGCGGTGGACAGTGCGCTAGCCCATGTGCTGGCCTTCCACCAGTTACAGGTGGCCACGGTGTTGATCTACGGATCACCCCAGCAGCAGCGCGCTTGGCTGCGCCGCACCACGGATGAAAACGGCTGGTGGGGCAATGCACTCAATCCGCGTGACACGCGGCTGCAGGCCTTGCCCAGCAAGGCCGCTGCGCCCGGCTATGAACTCAACGGCATCAAGGGCTTTTGCTCGGGCACGCGTGGCTCCCACTATCTGACCGTGTCGGCCCGCGTCGAAGGTCATTCACAACCCGTACTGGGCCTGCTGGAAACTGCGGCTGCTGGCATTGCCGTCAAGGACGACTGGAACCCCATGGGCCAGCGCCAGACGGATAGCGGCTCCGTGCAGTTCAGCCAGGTGCATTTGCCTGCCAGCGCCGTGATGCGCGATGAAACCGCAGGCACCAGCGCATTTCATACCTTGCGCAACTGCCTGGCCCAGTTGGTGCTGGTCAATCTGTTTGTGGGCGTGGCCCAGGGCGCGCGCCAGCAGGCGCGTGACTACGCGCTGCAGCATGCCAAGCCCTGGATGGGGTCCACGGTGGAACGCGCCACGGACGATCCCTATCTGCTGCGCCGCATGGGCGAAATGCAGGCCCAGATTTCCGCTGCCGCGCTGATGGCCGATCATGCCGCCGCACTGCTGCAAAAGGCCTGGCTGCGTGGCGAGAGCCTCGTCACCAGTGAGCGTGCAGAAGTGGCCATTGCCGTGTTTGAAGCCAAGGTCATGGCGCATCGCTGCACGCTGTTTGCCACGCAGGAGATGTTCGATGTGGTGGGATCTCGCGGCACCCATGCCGATCTGGGCTTTGACCGTTTCTGGCGCAATGTGCGCACCCATACCCTGCACGACCCGCTGGACTACAAGCTCCAGGCCCTGGGCCGCTGGGCCGTATATGGCGAAGAGCCTTCCGCAGTGAATTACAACTGA
- a CDS encoding OmpW family protein: protein MKNTMRITTALVALAACGGASAQSAGSWSARLGVTHLAPDVSSGNLSAPSFPNTKVDAKSSTQLSGGITYMVTDNLALDVPLAMPFKHDLIGDGAIAGVGKLGSTKALPATLLLQYRFNAANASFRPYVAAGVTYAHFFGEKTTATLNGLTGGTQANPTTAKVDDKFGALAQLGFVYQFNERWFVDASYSKSFLKTQIHLSSGQSISVKLNPNVFSLGVGYRF, encoded by the coding sequence ATGAAAAACACTATGCGGATTACAACGGCCCTGGTTGCACTGGCAGCCTGCGGTGGGGCCAGTGCCCAGTCGGCCGGAAGCTGGTCGGCGCGCTTGGGCGTCACCCATCTGGCTCCCGATGTGAGCAGCGGCAATCTCTCGGCTCCGTCCTTTCCCAACACCAAGGTGGATGCCAAGAGCAGCACCCAGCTGTCGGGCGGCATTACCTATATGGTCACCGACAATCTGGCACTGGATGTACCGCTGGCCATGCCATTCAAGCATGACCTGATTGGCGACGGTGCGATTGCCGGCGTGGGCAAGCTGGGCAGCACCAAGGCGCTCCCCGCCACGCTGCTGCTGCAGTACCGCTTCAACGCGGCCAATGCGAGCTTTAGGCCCTATGTGGCAGCGGGCGTGACCTATGCCCACTTTTTTGGCGAAAAGACCACGGCCACGCTCAACGGCCTGACTGGCGGCACCCAAGCCAATCCGACCACGGCCAAGGTGGACGACAAGTTCGGCGCGCTCGCGCAACTGGGCTTTGTCTATCAGTTCAACGAGCGCTGGTTTGTCGATGCCTCTTATTCCAAGAGCTTTCTGAAGACCCAGATTCATCTGTCTTCAGGTCAAAGCATTAGCGTCAAGCTCAATCCCAATGTGTTCTCTCTGGGAGTCGGCTACCGCTTCTAA
- a CDS encoding L-threonylcarbamoyladenylate synthase, whose protein sequence is MILDGMLDASVQAAALALQQGKLLGLPTETVYGLAADSDNDAAVAQIFTAKGRPANHPLIVHVADAAAITRYAKQVPVFAQQLIDAFWPGPLTLILPRLPEAAKASTGGQDSVGLRCPSHPVAHAVLKACQQLTPPVWGVSAPSANKFGRVSPTTAEHVTTEFGDDLLVLDGGACEVGIESTIVDCTRGVPVLLRPGAITRDDIERACGMKPLSKEELSADTPRASGTLLAHYAPNAKVRLMDAKQLQAALDILGKDGKNIAIYHRSPLKAPSAQLLLRRMSDDPRDVARELFGMLRNFDDWGAKLIWIETPADTADWEGVRDRLQRAAAAG, encoded by the coding sequence GTGATTTTGGATGGAATGCTGGACGCCTCGGTACAAGCCGCTGCGCTTGCCCTGCAACAAGGCAAGCTGCTGGGCCTTCCCACCGAGACGGTTTATGGCCTGGCAGCAGACAGCGACAACGACGCTGCCGTGGCCCAGATCTTTACCGCCAAGGGCCGCCCCGCCAACCATCCGCTGATCGTGCATGTGGCAGACGCTGCGGCTATCACCCGCTATGCCAAGCAAGTACCGGTCTTTGCCCAGCAACTGATTGACGCTTTCTGGCCCGGCCCCCTCACCCTGATCCTGCCTCGCCTGCCCGAAGCCGCCAAGGCATCGACGGGCGGGCAGGACAGCGTGGGCCTGCGCTGCCCCAGCCACCCCGTGGCGCATGCGGTGCTCAAAGCCTGCCAGCAGTTGACGCCGCCCGTGTGGGGCGTATCGGCCCCCAGCGCCAACAAGTTTGGCCGCGTCAGCCCCACCACGGCCGAGCATGTGACCACAGAGTTTGGTGACGACCTGCTGGTGCTGGACGGCGGCGCTTGCGAAGTGGGCATTGAATCCACAATCGTCGACTGCACACGCGGCGTGCCCGTGCTGCTGCGCCCCGGAGCCATCACCCGCGACGATATTGAACGCGCTTGCGGCATGAAGCCGCTCTCAAAAGAAGAGCTGTCAGCGGATACACCACGTGCGTCAGGCACGCTTTTGGCGCATTACGCTCCCAACGCCAAGGTGCGGCTCATGGACGCCAAGCAGCTGCAAGCAGCGCTGGATATTCTGGGCAAAGACGGTAAGAACATCGCCATCTACCACCGCAGCCCTCTCAAGGCACCCAGCGCCCAGTTGCTGCTGCGCCGCATGTCTGACGACCCCCGCGACGTGGCCCGTGAGCTGTTTGGCATGCTGCGCAATTTTGACGACTGGGGCGCCAAGCTGATCTGGATTGAAACCCCGGCTGACACCGCCGACTGGGAAGGCGTGCGTGACCGCCTGCAGCGCGCCGCCGCTGCGGGTTAA
- a CDS encoding ABC transporter substrate-binding protein — MGTRRDALSKLLFISSASLGLAACSHSDDTASSQTSPADKLAQNGGKIVPFNYPDNPSFDLIYLADRLGYFEGTSTRPNYIGKVAAPQIIPLVGTGDIHFGARMVPLVISAIAAGADMKVIAAGSKTLQEAPHMKYFVRKDSAIRTPKDLEGKTIGFNSFGACAEFVSKTYFREHGADVSKINFLVVPDNQNEQAVLSKNVDLAIIHPPHSGGAEANPELLRLWSDYDLDRGLGGMSPYSVNGKFARENPQAVRDVVTAIAKAGNWVNAHTDEARQYTAERLGMDLKHVERYAYVDDQIITEPPIQYYIDILEREGKLQPGKVSVKDVYTNAFNPFVNGTAA; from the coding sequence ATGGGTACCCGCCGCGACGCGCTTAGCAAGCTTTTATTCATCAGCTCGGCTTCCCTGGGCCTCGCGGCCTGCTCCCACTCGGACGATACGGCCAGCAGCCAGACCTCGCCTGCAGACAAGCTGGCCCAGAACGGCGGCAAGATCGTGCCGTTCAACTACCCGGACAACCCTTCGTTCGACCTGATCTATCTGGCCGATCGCCTGGGTTACTTCGAGGGCACCTCCACCCGCCCCAATTACATAGGCAAGGTTGCCGCACCGCAAATCATTCCGCTGGTGGGCACGGGCGATATTCACTTCGGTGCCCGCATGGTGCCCCTGGTCATCTCGGCCATTGCCGCCGGGGCCGACATGAAGGTGATTGCCGCCGGCAGCAAGACGCTGCAGGAAGCGCCGCACATGAAGTACTTTGTGCGCAAGGATTCCGCCATCCGCACGCCCAAAGATCTCGAAGGCAAAACCATTGGCTTCAATAGCTTTGGTGCCTGTGCAGAGTTCGTCTCCAAGACCTATTTCCGCGAGCATGGCGCGGATGTGAGCAAGATCAACTTTCTGGTCGTGCCTGACAACCAGAACGAGCAGGCCGTGCTCAGCAAGAACGTGGATCTGGCCATCATTCACCCGCCGCATTCCGGCGGCGCCGAAGCCAACCCCGAGCTACTGCGTCTGTGGAGCGATTACGACCTGGACCGGGGCCTGGGCGGCATGTCGCCCTATAGCGTCAACGGCAAGTTCGCCCGCGAGAATCCTCAGGCCGTGCGCGATGTGGTCACCGCCATCGCCAAGGCCGGAAACTGGGTCAACGCCCACACCGACGAGGCGCGCCAGTACACGGCCGAACGTCTGGGAATGGATCTCAAGCATGTGGAGCGCTATGCCTATGTGGACGACCAGATCATCACCGAGCCGCCCATCCAGTACTACATCGACATACTGGAGCGCGAAGGCAAGCTGCAGCCGGGCAAGGTCTCGGTCAAGGATGTCTACACCAACGCCTTCAATCCCTTTGTCAACGGAACGGCCGCATGA